The proteins below are encoded in one region of Polypterus senegalus isolate Bchr_013 chromosome 2, ASM1683550v1, whole genome shotgun sequence:
- the LOC120523287 gene encoding lebercilin-like protein, translating into MSTGRKKVPTVRVKQWNKSSTKHTACSFRHSNPLCHTAESGPTQRIMSACLHQIKELSNKICDLHQTLNVASSENNLLKRLHGRHTQALRKFEDSKSCLSQLILKHNSEVKNLKDLLSRSQAHNRVISQKLKATEAELMGIRDSLRGLQKLSDDRKLEGREQLLHKLAIITGKADMKEKKIKEMETNVEMCNSKFSHQLAAEKRKMAEAQELIACFQTEIDLVTQKIEEKERELEIQNIYSNRLIKGSPRKDSKPKVACDSKSVQTDIFEYHLLLTSVPGLKELEIIGENENQQINKMANTEYNVMKMKELEQLEAEEYLHEEVKESIDEEKEILQEIEGSNLEEEEERDYTENFPHNTLEEIYKESEDEQEELDDFSLTKERQDSDKESEVQELLDPTIVNDNVHEKPRKHYTFKETFENMHQGRPAYGTPTSYHSGNRKNSRQLRKLKLLNKEVSS; encoded by the exons atgtCTACAG GTCGAAAAAAAGTGCCCACCGTGAGAGTTAAACAGTGGAACAAATCTAGTACAAAACATACAGCTTGTAGTTTCAGACATTCAAATCCACTTTGTCATACGGCTGAAAGTGGTCCAACCCAGCGTATTATGTCAGCGTGCCTTCACCAGATCAAGGAACTGAGCAACAAAATATGTGATCTACACCAGACACTGAATGTCGCCAGCTCAGAAAATAATCTCCTAAAGCGTCTGCATGGCCGTCATACTCAAGCCCTCCGTAAATTTGAAGATAGCAAAAGTTGCCTGTCTCAGCTGATCCTCAAGCACAACTCTGAAGTGAAAAACCTAAAGGATCTGCTTTCTAGATCACAGGCACACAACCGAGTCATTTCCCAAAAGCTGAAAGCCACCGAAGCTGAGCTGATGGGCATAAGGGACTCTCTTCGGGGGCTGCAAAAGTTGTCTGATGACAGGAAGCTAGAAGGAAGGGAACAACTTCTACATAAGTTAGCAATTATTACAGGGAAGGCGGACATGAAGGAGAAGAAAATCAAG GAAATGGAAACAAATGTGGAAATGTGCAACAGCAAGTTTTCTCATCAACTGGCAGCAGAGAAACGGAAGATGGCAGAAGCTCAAGAACTTATAGCATGTTTTCAAACAGAAATTGATTTAGTGACACAGAAGATAGAG GAAAAAGAACGAGAactggaaattcaaaatatttactCAAACAGGTTGATAAAGGGATCTCCTAGGAAGGACAGTAAGCCAAAGG TTGCTTGTGACTCTAAATCTGTTCAGACAGATATTTTTGAGTATCATCTTCTTTTAACCTCAGTGCCTGGTTTGAAAGAATTAGAAATAATTGgagaaaatgaaaatcagcag ataaataaGATGGCCAACACTGAATACAAtgttatgaaaatgaaagaattagaGCAACTAGAAGCTGAAGAATACTTACATGAAGAAGTAAAAGAAT CCattgatgaagagaaagaaattctTCAGGAGATCGAAGGAAGCAACttagaagaagaggaagagagagattACACAGAAAATTTTCCACACAACACCCTTGAAGAAATATATAAGGAAAGTGAAGATGAACAAGAAGAACTGGATGACTTTAGTCTAACAAAAGAAAGACAAGACAGTGACAAAGAATCAGAAGTGCAAGAGTTGCTTGATCCCACCATTGTTAATGACAATGTCCATGAAAAACCCAGGAAGCACTACACATTCAAGGAAACTTTTGAGAATATGCATCAAGGTCGACCAGCCTATGGAACACCCACATCTTATCATAGTGGAAACAGGAAGAACAGTAGACAATTGAGAAAACTGAAGCTATTAAACAAGGAAGTGAGTAGTTAG